Within the Sulfurospirillum barnesii SES-3 genome, the region GGTTAATATTTTTAATAACAAACCCTGTTGCAATAAAGATAAGCAACCAAAAAGAGAAAGGAATAAAGGCTTTTAAAATCCATCGGTGCGTCAACCCTCCTGGATCGCCACTAATTTCATGGGTGCTAAATGCTTCCATAACAAAGCCAACAGACCCCAATGCTATCAAAAGAGCAATAGGCGTGATAAATAAAAAAGCACCTACAATATTGACCAATGCTTTTTTCTTTTCACTAAATTTAGTGTACAAGATGTCAACACGCACATGCGCATCTTCTTTAAGCGCATACGATGTCCCTAAAAGAATAATCAAGGAAAAAATATGCCACTCTAACTCTTGAAATGCAATGGAACCACTTTTGAACACATACCGCATAAAAACATCGTAAAAGATATTTAACATCATTGCTATCATCAGAAACGAACAGAGATACCCTATGTAATCAGCTATCGTATCGAAGATTTTTTCTGCTTTAATTAACACGCTACTCCTTTTCCTAAATACTAAAAGAGACCAGCAAACAAAACCATTTTCTTGCTGGTCTCTTTTAATATCATGGAGGTTCACTTCCTCATGATAAGGAAGTGAACAGTCTCAAAATTATTGATTGTCTCTAATGTATGCAAATTCACCAATATTTGTCCATGCACGTGCTTTTTTCATATAGGCTTGTTGTGAATCATTAATCCGTTTGAACTCTGGATTGTTTGCTGATTGCTCAGCAATCAAATCTGCATTGGCTTGACGCATCGCATCCATAACAGGTTTTGGAAACGATTTGATTTTGATATTAGGATATTCAGTCTTAATTTTATCCCATGCTGTTGCACTCATATCGTAATTTTGAATTAACATATCGTACGCCGCTGTTTTCATTGCTGTCTTAAGAATCGCCTTATTTTTATCTGATAGTTTATCAAATTTAGCTTTATTTACCACAAATTGAAGCTCTGTTGCTGGTTCATGCCATCCTGTATAATAATAAGGTGCGATTTTGT harbors:
- a CDS encoding TRAP transporter small permease subunit; protein product: MLIKAEKIFDTIADYIGYLCSFLMIAMMLNIFYDVFMRYVFKSGSIAFQELEWHIFSLIILLGTSYALKEDAHVRVDILYTKFSEKKKALVNIVGAFLFITPIALLIALGSVGFVMEAFSTHEISGDPGGLTHRWILKAFIPFSFWLLIFIATGFVIKNINLYRKATLEEKK